The genomic segment CgcgtgtatttattttatttcctcttcctggtgACAAAGTCCCAGCGTGGCGAAATGCTGCACCTTATTGACatgggaaaggaaatggagagttCATTCATCATTTAGAAATAATGAATGTTTGATAAGGGGCTTAATGCCTTGGCTGCCGCGTGCTGAGCGTGATTATCTCAGCTTTGAATTTGATTTCAGAATAAAGTAGAAAGACTATTAATCTGTGCAGCATTTCGGCGCGTTACTGGTGGATATAAaatattatttaaaaaaaaaaaaaaaaacgtccatACTTGACTACGTCGCTGGCTACACACAGACTCTACACAACAGCCGACCCTTCCCACACCTCATGTCAGGGGAAGCATGGGGAGGGCGGGGCTGCGCAGCCTGCAGCCCTGCCCGGGACACCCTCCTGGCCGGGCTGCGGCGGCACAAAACTAAGGTCAGAGAGACTCAGCTCGCCTCTGACCTGAATACTGCAGCGAGTGAACTACTTCGATGATAACTCCTGAAGTGATGACGCTGATGGGTGGCGGGCGGCCTggacttctctctccctctcgtcacCTTCACCGCACGAACGTCTTTTCTTCAGCTGGTGGTCACGCTCGCTACTGACCTGCGCCTCTCGTCGTTGTCAGTGATGCTTGTGACCTGCGGCAGCCTGCaccgccccaccaccaccactctgcaCCACCTTCGTTGCTGGGACACCCTGCCGCCATGCACGGGCCGCAGGGCACGGCCGCGTGCGAGACACGGCGGGACTCCGCCCTCGCCAGTCATTAGGCATCAACAAGAAAATAGTACAACTACAACATTTACATGTACATATCAATGACTATACGTGTGTGCATCTATATGTGAGTTGACAGACCAATGCTGTGTTACAGGTCACATACACCTGCACACAGGTACCGCTACTTTGTATGCACGCCAAGTAAAACTGGCGGTCACGGTGCATATTCAACAGGAAGAAACCTTAACATGGTAGTTTGCATCTCTcatgaaaacaatataataatgataattatctCAGGTGTGTGTTGAAGCGTATTGTGTACAACCCAAGGTGGCCCCGCCGGCAACTCAGGGTCGCTCCGGCGCTCAGGTTGGGGCTCGGGGCCTTCCCTCCCACtgcgccctgccccgccccgccccgccacgtcTCTAAAAGCACAGTAATTGATCCCATGGGGTCAGCCATTGGTccgctttccattttattcatggCGTCAAAATTTCTTTTACGTCATGTCATGAACGGTGGAACTTAAAATATAAATAGCACtctaaaaaaaatcttgtacaAATCATGTTGAGAGGTCAGAGTTGCCTCCTTCGCTTGCTGCTCGTAACCCGTAGTTCTGAATCGTGTGCAGCGGGTCGAGGCAGCGTCACTCGGCATAGATGAGCAAAATTTGAGAGCCGTTTGCCTGCACGGACGCCAGAACACTACTTATTTGAAGAGGATCTTTCTGAAGGCTCGCCTGAAGTCCTTGTTGAAGATGGTGTAGATGACAGGATTAAAGGCAGAGTTCATGTAGCCCAGCCAGAAGGCGAGGTCAAAGGCGTACCCTGGAATGTAGCAGAGAGGACACAGCGGCCCCAGGATGTACATGAAGAAGAACGGGAACCAGCAGGCGATGAAGGACCCCATGATGAGGCCCAAGATCAGCGTGGCTCGCTTCTCCTTCTTGCGCGCCAGACGCCGCTTCTCCTTCTCTGGGTCACGTGCCTTTGGTGTGGACACTCGCCCCATGTCGATCAGCTCCCGCTTGGGCTTGGTCAGCTTCTTGCCCAGCAGCGGGTGGCAGAACCTCAGCTTGAGGGGCTTCACCACCGAGCACCGCGTCACCACGCCGGAGTCTGACGATGACGGGTCGATATCGCTCAGCTGGTCGCCGTCCATGCAGGCCGTTGACACCCCGTGCCGCAAGGAGCCCGCGGGGGACGCGAGGGTCACGCCGCCCGCGTTGCTGTTGTTGGGTTCTCGGATGGGCGTGGGGGGCACCGAGGGCGTGGGTAGGCCGATGGTCAGGTCAGGGTTGTCGGGCCCGAGAGGCCCCAGATAGAGGCCGTTTTcgttcttggtgttgtggttgcGGTGGTCGGCGTCAACCTGCTCGCTCACCGTCCGCAGCGGGATGTCCTCCGTCAGGTCGTCGGTGGGCGTGACGCACCTGGAGGGCGACACCTCCTCGTGCACGCGCACGTCACAGATGAGCACCTTCTTGTTGAGCAGCCCCGATCGCTCGTTGGCCCCGTTCCTGGAATCGTCGGCGGCTGGGACGGGGGAGGGGGCCATGGGCTTAgagaagctggtggtggtggtggcggtggcgttgTGCCTGTCAGTCTTGCAGCCTGTCTTGTTTTTGGGAGACTTTACCGCTGGCGGCCGGGTTGGTGCCCCTGGGACAGGCTTTTTCTTGGGGACGCCCCGTCGGGCCCGGGCCTTGGCGGCATAGTAAATACGGATGTAGACGAAGATCATGATGCAGCTGGGGATGTAGAAGCTGCCCAGCGCCGAGTAGATCACGTAGCCCAGGTCATCAGACACCTGCCGGGAGAAACG from the Portunus trituberculatus isolate SZX2019 chromosome 17, ASM1759143v1, whole genome shotgun sequence genome contains:
- the LOC123505213 gene encoding alpha-2A adrenergic receptor-like, with the translated sequence MAEGTLLNMDNVVNLTVEGEGFREYMETYEGGLDGFDGNGSFAMLNSSVNGTYWVYPWGTSLYPSGYSTFEIVIITVIITVAMIVVVVGNMLVIIAIATEKALKNITNWFIASLAVSDFLLGLVIMPFSLANLLMGYWMFGDLWCELHAAIDVLLSTASINNICLISLDRYWSITHAVDYLKKRTPERAAIMIVAVWVFSGLVSIPPLLGWKEVRAPEQFPKCTVSDDLGYVIYSALGSFYIPSCIMIFVYIRIYYAAKARARRGVPKKKPVPGAPTRPPAVKSPKNKTGCKTDRHNATATTTTSFSKPMAPSPVPAADDSRNGANERSGLLNKKVLICDVRVHEEVSPSRCVTPTDDLTEDIPLRTVSEQVDADHRNHNTKNENGLYLGPLGPDNPDLTIGLPTPSVPPTPIREPNNSNAGGVTLASPAGSLRHGVSTACMDGDQLSDIDPSSSDSGVVTRCSVVKPLKLRFCHPLLGKKLTKPKRELIDMGRVSTPKARDPEKEKRRLARKKEKRATLILGLIMGSFIACWFPFFFMYILGPLCPLCYIPGYAFDLAFWLGYMNSAFNPVIYTIFNKDFRRAFRKILFK